Genomic DNA from Polyodon spathula isolate WHYD16114869_AA chromosome 8, ASM1765450v1, whole genome shotgun sequence:
CTTCCGTAATGGCAAAGGCAGGGCCCGTACAGGTGCTTTACCCTCAGGTGCTCCATTGGCTGTACTGTAACATCACTGGAACAGCTATGAAACAAACCTGTACTCCTGGAATTGTTTGAACATGGCAGCTTACTGTGGGTGGGTTAAAGGGAGCGTTTTGTCATCCTACAGATCAAGTGGCACGAGCCTGTAGCTTAGCAGGTCACACACATGATTAGATCAGTCTTGGTTTGTTATTATGTGACTATTATAAATCATGATTCATTTTTATCCACATTCTGCCTTAAAGAACAAAGTGCAGGTTTGTACCAAGCTGTGGGTATAAGTTGTATGCTATAATTGCTTGCCTGCTGCTGTAGAATGCACAGTATTCACATGCAGTATTTGGACCTTGGATTAGACTGTACAGTTCTTATATGATATAAAAAGATACTGTGAACCCTTAGCCAATAAAATGTATAGCCATAAACAGGCAGTCTTAAGTTTGCTTTTCAGAAATCTGGGTACAGAAAAAGtccaaaataaagaaattaataagCGACTTACAAGCTGTTTCTGTTGCATATAAAGGAACAAAATAATTCATATAGCATCACTTGGCTCAGTTTatagttattttaatattgtttccaGTTATGTGAGGAAGGGGAAATCAATGCCTGTAAATTAGTAGGTGTACTGTATTGATTCGTTGAAATATGAACAATTTTAAGTAGTTACTTGGTTTCTGTTTATTCATAATGTAACTGTTCCATAATGTTTGTTTCTCCGGGTAGGTATCCTTTTATATCTACCAGTCACCTCTGCTATCGGTGTGTATCAATACAGACAGAACAGTAACGGTTGGTTTTAAGCAAGGGAAGCTTTGGTATCATCTGTCCCAAAGGTCCACGCAATAATTTACAGCCTTAACTGGCAAAATATCTTTCGATTTGCCAACCTAAGACACAAAAAACAATTAGTGGTACAAACGAAAACCATGTGCGTTACCCCCACACTGTGATTCTTTCGTCAAAtgagtatttatttgtatttttttctgtgtttatttttttcaaatgatttctgTCCATGTTGTTTATGCCTATTGACCAGGATATTGGCTAAGTCTGTTATTACACATGACTTAATATTGCGTTTTTAAATTTCAACATGGTTTAGCATCATTTCAAGCAAAGTACTGTGTATGACATGATTTAATGCTGGCACAATGTGAAATCTCTACAGGGTTTTCAGCAAAGGGGTTTTATTGTAATTGAAGGGAATGTTTCTGCTTCTCCGAGCAGAGCCgtgtttgaatggaatgaagacaGCAATAGTGAAAGCAGAccaagagaaagaaaagaaatctcTAAGTATGATCCAGAAAAAATAAGCGCCTATACAACACCAAGAAAGACAGAGCAAGCACTGCCAATTAGAACAAAAGAAGAGATCTCCATGGCAACACTGCTGGCTGACAGTTATTTGTTTTGCCATTATTTATAGCTTAATCACAAACAAAATTGAGTAGTGAAAAATCCAACTACCTTTTTAAATTCCACTGtgaaataaagctttaaaaacatagtttctattttaattaaaaaaaaaaaaaaaaaaaaaaaaaaataccttcacCCCAATCAACAGTTGTACACATTCTAGCAGCTCTACAAATGGCAAAGCCTTACAGTTGCTTCATTACTGAACATCTATAAACAGATTTCTTGTTTAAACACAGGTGTTAGATTAGGAATGTTAAAAAACGAGCCGTActtgaccttaaaaaaaaaaaaaaaaaaaaaaaaaaaactgtttatttattcctGGCTTACTATACCATACCACTGCTGTCTTCATGGGTAGAGCTGAAAGTTTGTAGCTAAGAGGAAGGCATAATTACTAACATTCATCAACGTTAAAAGGCAGTTATTCAAGGACATTGACCATTGTTTTAAAGACGTTTAAATCGTTTTAAAGTCAATATTAGCTTTTAGTTTGGACATTGTAACAACCCCTTTCAGGTGCTACAAGATGACCAGTTACTGCTTAGTTAACTAGGTGTAGAATGTTACTTATATTGTGGTCAATAGTTTTATTACCAGTTGTGTAACAAGGacattagtttaaaaacaaactatatagGTCACTCCCTCCAACTGACAGTAGAGCATGTAAAATAGTTCTTGGATTCTGTTCAACCATAATCAAAGGTGTATGTTGTAGAAAAAAGTGTGGAATTATTCCAATTCCACCATTAATTTATTCTTTTTGTATTAAGAATTTGTATAGtaactttacatttttcaaaacagtgttgttggcaaatgaaaattaattttcaaGATGAGAAATTTGGTGGTTCTTGAgatgatgaaaaataaattattgctgAATGTTCTCAacatgcaagtgtgtgtgtgtgtgtgtgcgtgtgtggtttatttttatatttaaatataccattACATTTTGAAGGGGTGGGATCTTTCTAGTTATCAATCTACATTTGCAACACCACAGAAATATACTATGGGAAATGTAGTCATACTCCAGCATCTTGCACTGTCACACTCACTCTGTTTTTCAGTCTAAACATACCCGTGGAACATTCATATTACACACTCGATGAGAACAGGAGCTTGTCAATTAATTGACTTTAGAAATGTGCTATACTTTTCTTGGAACCACCCAGCTCATCAACAAACACCACTGACCAGTTGCAAACAATCATCTGCCACCCAAATACACAAGTGGTGGTCAATGCAGGAATTTCAGCGCATTACACAGACAGCTACAGTACAACTTGCATTCTTGTACttcaataaaaatgcaattgaatGTGGTTAGTACTATATCAAATATGCACAGTTTGATAAATTCTGGAAAGACCATTTTGAGTGCTTGATATGTTCCCACCTGCGCACAACTACAATGTAAGCCAAAATCCAGTTTCCTGATTTCCCAGTTGCAAAGTCTAGGAGAACTCACTTGTGCTCCAACAGCTGTTGTGAAAGTTGTGCCAAGAGAAACACAGTTCGGTTAAGGCACAATTGTTCCGCACACCCCCTATTAACCAGGGGATTTAGTTAGATATGAAAAATTTCCATCCGTACTAAATTAGAAAAATTccagcattataaaaaaaagttgaagagCTTCATGTCATTTTCTAGTTTTTGGTCTAAGCAAAACACTATTCCAATCCTGGCAGCTATAATGTGTCAGATACGCCCGGCTCACCAATGATCCGATATGAAAACACAGTATGCAGACCTTCCTGGAACCACCTGCCGGCTTTAGTCAGGGTTCTACAGCAAACCACTCCGATCCAGAAGATTGAGActgatcaaataaaaaatgtagttgcTCTGGACTCTcttgatgaaaaaataacaactaaGCATGTATTAATAGATCCCAGTTTTAATTCCACCAAAATCATAACACTGCAAATTGTAATGCATTACAACTGCTATCCCAGGCAATTATGTAATTTgaagttaaataatattttacctACTAAAACCCTTAGATTAGTATTAGCAATAGAAAACTGTAAATTAGCAACTGCCTAGCTAAGGATGCTAAACTAAACTGTAAAAACTGTCTAACATCACAAGCATGCACACCAATAACTTCTACAGAAATTTCTGTAATGCATATCTCATTCTATCACATGTACccaaaatgtatttagaaaattTAGCTCACAATTTATATTTGTTAACCCCTCATAGAAATTGGCAGTGATTCAAGTAGCGCACACCAGTTCAGGAAAGAGATTTTACCTTGAAGTTTTGGATGGATTATCTTTGTGTTTGGGAGAATTCTTTTCATATCCACTTCAACTGCATAATGCTGGGTTTGTAACTCTGGAGTCTGGTAATTTTCTTCTTTTGACACACTGTGcatcagtaaaataaaatgcttgcAGTGTCATCAAACCAAAAGACAAAAATCAATTTGCATCATGTGAGCTTTGTTAGTTTAATTCGGAACTAAGATTTCTGTCGACAATTAAACAAGGTCTGGCTGTGTAAGTTACAAACATGCTTAGCCAGTGACTATTTTAAActagcaacaaaaataaatactttagttGTGCTGAGAAGAATCACATTTGTGTTAGGGAAATGCTACAGCATTTCTAAAGTTCTATTGTTACTATACTAATTAGATATTTAGTACTTTTTTGCCCAGTTTAGATTTTTCATAATCACTGCATAAGCATCTTGTATATGTATTCGTAATGTTCTCTTTAAACATGTTGCACATACAAGATGTTACTGTCTTTACAGCCAGTCCCTATCCCTAATAACCTGGGCAAGATGGTTAATAGAGTGTGGACACAGAGGACGCCAGAACCGTGCCCAACAGGAGAGTGAAGGTGACGGATTGCATCCGTAAGCCTGCCAAATAATTCTGTTGCCCCCACAACCATGCTGGCAAGAAATAATAAGACGGTCCAGTTAAAAGGAGAGTCCCTTTTTCTGACTCTGAAACTGCAATCTCTGAAGGATACAATAACAACCTTCCATGCAACCATAGACTTTGGCATATCCAGCTGCAAACAGCCTCCATCTCTAATGAAATCCAGTTACCATAGCAGTGTTCCCATAGCGACACTCCAGGGACTAGCGCTGGCTCTCATACTGAGGACAGCTGGAAACAGTTAGATCAATATGCCGTGAGAaagttttcttttactttttgacGTGTATGTTATTGTGCCATTCTTTACATTTCTAAGGCATGGTCTTACTCAGTCTGGGGACCTGCCTGCATTAGCCCTCAGTTACCGTCAGTAAGATTGCTAAAACCACCCCTATTTGGGCCGGTACCTAGTGGAGATtcgttataaatatcatacataGGTTCTGCATGAGTCCTTCTTAAAAATGCAACTTATTTCAGTTGGAAGTATGACtaattttttggtttatttttaactCCACTTCCATCATAACATGGATTCTCATGGCCTGACCCAAATTCAAAACCTGTAATTTAGCAACTGATTCGACGAAGGAACACAAAAACTACTTCAGCTGAAtgaatgtaagctgctgcagccaccgctggaggacccggccagcctcttcccctggtgttcctggtgcgggaaggaggaccatcgttggcggtcctgcccagacctggtgtggccggtgtgaggaggaccccctacaaccaggcccaggaagaggtgcccaccccgggcatcaggggccaccccactacctccagcaccaccaccttcaccaccgtcccaggagatctgggactggttgatgcaccctgaggcagacctcgtccacgatctccccatagttatcaacacgctgtggcgtcgagatggggagaggtgggaacagtgggaggaacaacaccacccaatatccttcccagaggttgccctcatggtggttaattacctggcggtagacatgggagatccaccggtcactccaataaagagaggtgagccgccttcccgggagccagagagggaggagccgccttcccgggactgccgtcgctcccagagagccagacaacatttaaaaagcagtttaccagagccagagaggggtagGACAttccagagaggggtgaggagcccaTTCACTTCAATTATGCCGATCCAACCATAATCACGCTCCCACAGGTGACTGACATTGGCTGTAAAAAACAACCAGCTGTGGACTGAATCAAACTGAGCCAGAGAAAACCAGTGCCACACACTTTCCTGTGCAGGAAATTCCAGTCcagaccaaaataaacaaataaataaagagccAGAGAAAAATTACTAAGGATATTTCtaatctgccgtcgctcccattgagccagagagggaggagaaacccagagccagagagggaggaggagctgccgtcgctcccagagccagagaggggaggaggatctgccgtcgctcccagagccagagagggctaTTCGCTCAGACAGGAAGACTGCCTCCACCACACCAGAGACTGGGAAAAGGGGGAGGACGGCGGAGGCGGTGGTATAACCCAGGACGGCGGCGGACGGATTCTTTCACAGCGAGGAAGGCGGTCGGTTCCTAGCCAGGAGGCGCAGGAGGCGGTTGTCTCACTAGGATCGGAGGGCGGCAGAGCACGGACGGTTGGTGTCTATCGGAACGGACGGCGGTTGGGGAGTACAGAGGGAGGGGATCTGGGGTCTCAGAGGCCCGAAggggccgggccgccgccgctctcagagccagataggcgggccgccgccgccgctccgcCACcaggagggagccgggccgcggcgccgcctccgccaccagcggAGCCGGGCCGCCACCTACGGCCGACGCCACCAGAGGGCGCGGGCCGCGGCGCCGCTCCGCCCACCAGAGGGAGCGCGGTCCGTCGCACCGACGCCTCCGACACCAGAGGGGCCGGGGGCGGCCGCACCTCCGCCGGCAGCCGGAGCCGGGGACGCCGGCGCCGGAGGCGGTGGTCTACCCTCGCCGGCGGCGGAGGCAGGTGGCCAGACAGGAGGGGTAGTAGCGGCGGGGAGGAAGCGAccgggccgccgccgccagaGTACAGTACTCACTGCAAATATTGGcataattttcaataatttaggTGAAATAACATGTATAACACAAATAGGGAAGCAAAGCTTtctttacattatatatacacacacacacacacacacacacacacaccccgtcagcactcgcatatccgaccctataaatattttgacttcagtgatgttTAAAAGAGTTTGATTGCATATCAGATTATTTCATTTTAGCAggtttcaacacacacacaaaagaaaatgtgttaaaactgcATCATTgaaaagacttttaaaataagtaggttccatttagatgtactgtagttggttttgtttgtacagtactatattttcaaccaGAAATAGCCTATTTTAAAGAGAGACGACTGTGGACATGTGCTATAACGAAAGCAAAAACCCCACCCCCGGACAACCTTATTTTTGCAACACCTGTACTTAACCACCAGTCTGTGGGCCTTCCACTGTTGCCTGCCACAACACCCCTATCTTGGGCCGGTACCTAGTggaaatgttacccatgcacagtccttcttaaaaataaaattaaaaggcaatgcttttttggtttatttttaacttaccaaaagataaaaaaaaaaagttgaccaGTAATTTAGCAACTGATTCGacgaacacacacaaacaaacaaaaagtatatGTGGGAGACGAGAGTCTCTGGGACCATGTGCGTGACCCCACGGGCCACTCGACAATCCCCTCTGTGAAATATATTACTCAAAAActgccccacccccaccccccacccccaccccaattATGCAGATCCAACCATAATCACTCCCACAGGTGACTGACATTGGCTGTAAAAAACAACCAGCTGTGGACTGAATCAAACTGAGCCAGAGAAAACCAGTGCCACACACTTTCCTGTGCAGGAAATTCCAGTCcagaccaaaataaacaaataaataaataaaaattactaaGGATATTTCTAATATTGATACAGAAACGCTATTCAGACAGGAAGACTTGGAAGAAAGTTCAGGCATTCAGAGTACAGTACTCACTGCAAATATTGGcataattttcaataatttaggTGAAATAACATGTTTACCACGATTATTTTTGTGTATTGACAGGAAGATGTATTGTGAACGCAGTTCATATAGAGGTGAAGGTACATGTTTAACACAAACTAATGGATGGATTTCTAACattcttacatatatatataaacacacacccacacacacacacacagtattataaCATTCAATCCGTAAGTCTCATTgagacaacatttaaaaagcagtttacACCAATCTAACATTCCTCTGGCCCATTCACTTCAATTATGCAGATCCAACCATAATCACTCCCACAGGTGACTGACATTGGCTGTAAAAAACAACCAGCTGTGGACTGAATCAAACTGAGCCAGAGAAAACCAGTGCCACACGCCATGAAAGTAAATTCGTACAAATAGTTGCTtgtttatatttcacatttttcaaagaatTTACAAACAATTTTCAATAGTCAACACTTCCagctttctttattaaaacagtatacaaagtcattattcaaaattgcagaaagTAGTGCTCCATAAGATGTACCAGTAATGTGCTCCATAAGGCcgtaatgtcacagttcacttgcaaatgaaaatgcacaaaagcagcTAAAGATCAGACAAAAAAACCATCACAGTATCTAATGCACAGTAAAGACAGACTGGTTTGCAcatacgagaaaaaaaaaaactcaatgtgATCCGTGATGGATAATTAAATagattgtaacactgaagagatgggtaACTGGCTAAAAGGCTTACCAACATTTTTGAGGTGGGGGGGGGCTAGGTGTCACTGCAGGCTAATTCACTAGACGTTCACCTTTGACTAGCCTGGTTTGCGTCTTACTCAAATGTATGTGGGAGGTTTAGATAATATTAAACTAGacaaatttttttaattttttttttattaaatgcctaTATTCTGGGAATGTTCTATCTTGTTTGGAGTTAATTGCTTTAGCCCAAGTATAAAAAGCAACAGTAGGCCATTGTATGTGTCTGAAAAAAAGGCTTGCACCCAAATATTACGCAGCTTCTTGCATGTTAACAGAACAAAAGAATGTTACTCTACAACTTTAATCAAGTCGATTTAATTGAAGgcttgataatttaaaaaaaaaaactacaaaaaacagtGATGATAGTTTCCAATATAGCCTGAATTTCTAATCCAGATAGAACACACAAAGTGCACCTTATGTCTCATTCTTATTATTCAATGAGTCTAATAGGATAATAACTAAACATACAGTCATTGCTCAGTTATGAACAGTGCATTTATTGATGTGTTAATGTGTTCACTGTGATATGTGAATTATTTGTCTAGTCACTAAAGGTTCACAAACAGATAGaaccaaaaaatacattatacagtagtaCATTTGTCCTCTtcaatttttgttaaaaaacaaacaaaagaatagGTGTTTGAGATAACctgtttaaatttacataaaactgaaatgtaaacaGATTGAACTAACAAAAGGAAGCCAGGAATCATGCTAGTAATTCTGAGCTGTCCACATGGGCATCATTTCTCTGGAACACATACAGACAAAACAAGTACAATAGATAAGGAGGACATCACAAAGCATTGTACTCCACACATTTTGAAGGGTCTGTTGGGAAATGCTTTTGGCAGATTGTCATCAATCTTTTCaatccctgcaaaaaaaaaaaaaaaaaaaaaaaaaaaaactgcttaaaaaaaattacTGCATAAAAATGTAACTAGGAAAACTGAATCTAAACAGCCCACCCCATACCCATATTCTTTCTAGATTTTTAATCCTATTTCCTCCAAACTGTCATTCCGTAAatggcatgttttcttttttttcagatagtACAATCGCTCCCAATGAAGTTACCatcccagaaataaacaactcagggGCTTgattagttgtgttttttttctttcagacaaaaaATGCGCGCTGATGACGATTTGAAGTTAATATCTTTGCGAATTTAGCCCATGAGGTACATGCatagacagatttaaaaaatgtaataaaaaatatagtttcattattttaaactactTTATAACATAACACCAGATTTTGATTGAAGCTTCCTTTATGCTGGTAATGCAGCTAATGAACCTTCTTGGGAATCATACCCAATGATATAAATTAATTGAAACTGCATGAACATTTCTCCTTCACCTGAATGTACTTCCTCTGGGTTTCATCGTTCAGGACATGAGCCACATGTTTGGAGAAGATTTTTTCACGGCCTGTGCGGGCGTGAATACCAACCATAGTCACGCCAATAGGCCAAGGTGCATTTCCTATAGCCATCTGAAGGTATGCATCATTGGCCTAGAAAATAAATAGGACAAGAGTTAGGAGTTTAATAACTGATATACATGATGATCAATATTTAACCCTTTCCCGCACAACAAACAGCACTTTGTAGCAGCAGTTGATGTGACGAGACTGGAGACCCTGCTGGATCACCCCAAAATCAGCATAACTGGGGTACAATTTACACATCCCACAAGCTTGCTCTTGTTCCCCTCACCTGTTTTTGACAGAATGCAAGGctgtatacattttcaaataaaaatacaacaaaaaatgtttacagtGTCACAGGAAAGACACCTACCTTGACATATTCTCTTTGCAACATAAATTTAATAATATCCGTTATTGATTCTTTGATGTCTGCAGGAagactctggaaaaaaaaaaaaaaaaaaaaaactataaatatatatatatatatatatatatatatatatatatatatatatatatatatatatacatatatacacacacacacacacacatttttatttgtcaAATTGTTCCATCTTACTGACACAATTCTATTTAAAGTGTTCAATGGCAAAGTTGTGGATACTTAACTATACCACTCTTAAGTCTTAAGAATTCTGTCCGTGCTttgactaacaaacaaaaaaaaaaagcacgataTTTGCTGTCGCTGACTGCTGTGTTGCACACATACCTGCAACATCTTTGTCAACAAAATCGGAATTGTTTTGTCCTAATAAGAACTGAAGCCCAAAAAAACGTGTTTCGTTGAAAACCctacagtaacatttaaaaatatttagtgaTCACGtgcgtgttttatttttaaaatatatacaaaactgcTTCTTTTCAGACCACAGAGATCTCTTTATGTtacaatacatgaaaaataaGTGACATGTTTATATAAACCTTATCCACTTGATTTCTTACCCTTTTGCGGAGTTTCCTGAAAAGGGGTTTCAGGTACGATTCTGTCTGTTTTTGGGTGGCGCTGGTCAGTTTACCCTGAACACCACGTTTAACATAGTCCTCTCTGCCATTGAGGTCTTTTGCCCAGACACCAAGAAGGAACTGTAACATGAGAACAAGAAGTATATTAGGCCATCTAGTGGCTAAACATGTATACTAACTGGCAGTAATGTATTTGACTAGAGCCATAAAGCACAATCGCTCTTACCTTCAACACCTTGGTTATAACATCCATGTCTTTGTCATCATCACCTTGTCCCAGTGATTCACCCAAagcctgaaacaaaaaaataataggtCAAGtggtattcctttttttttttttcctccagcaAAGTGGATATCGTGGAGGTGGTTGTATCTGTCACATATCTGTAGAATTACTTTTCCAGTGGTCATGGAATTTTGAATTGTTATTTTACCTAGGCTACTGAGAATAAAAGATTCCTAGGATatatgggggtgtctgtctgtacatcgatctgtatgtcacacttatattttctACATATAACTGGAAAACTATGTAACCAATTTTCATGAAACTTGGTAATAACATTGTTTGTGTAAGTTACTGTGAGTACCAGATTctggaaatgtgtgtgtggcagggatGAGACTCTACACAtataattttgtaaatattgtgtgtgtttatttgtttactattcTGTAAattacaggctaacttcactataacaaacccttcttataacaaACACCCGTTTTTaatgatcccaacagcaagaaccgattatttcaatgcaaattagccctattagaacgatcacgtaCAGGATCGCCCcggatacaacgatctcagtactgactgacactgaactttctccagtagtacgaatcatgcatgacaaatgcaaccaggcaacgggtgtgaggagcaatctacactggacagcttttttcaagaaaaaggacatgtaattactgtattcggAATGTAGGTGTACAttgtttactttttcatttctttaattattattttttttaaacatacctgtagcagggtGACTGCCCTGCACAGGGGGAAATTAGTgatggtgtaatttatatgtggaaacaacACTGCTTTGCGTGCTTTtcggagttgttatgtttgatcaaatgattgtttacagactgcAACTTGgtacttgtgaaggcaatgcccagccgaTGCCGTATGAAGAAGCAGGAGTCGTCATAAGAATATCGGCTCacaagtaggttagtttaggggatattgatcccaagtaatgtatagcgagggttacataGTGTcgcaggttcctggagcaggacgcctCGTTCAGTAAGTCTAGTGCTCGCCGTGTGTTGCACCTTTTATTCGTAGTTTTTGTACTGcaatttattttgccttttgtacagtattctgtgtgtgtcctctgtgcgttaccatcgttggtattGTCACATGACCCGTGtgttt
This window encodes:
- the LOC121319922 gene encoding pre-mRNA-splicing factor 18 isoform X2; this translates as MDLLKAEIARKRKTLEEKELVGESKKYFKRSELARKEEAEYFERCGYKVQKEDEKDKPSTSSNPVLEMELTEEKLPMTLSRQEVIRRLRERGEPIRLFAESDYDAFQRLRKIEFLAPEVNKGLRNDLKAALDKIDQQYLNEVVGGQEPGEEDTQHDLKVHEENTTIEELEALGESLGQGDDDKDMDVITKVLKFLLGVWAKDLNGREDYVKRGVQGKLTSATQKQTESYLKPLFRKLRKRSLPADIKESITDIIKFMLQREYVKANDAYLQMAIGNAPWPIGVTMVGIHARTGREKIFSKHVAHVLNDETQRKYIQGLKRLMTICQKHFPTDPSKCVEYNAL